The nucleotide window GAAGGTCATGGGGCCAGTTCGGCCAGTGCTCATTCCGAAGGAATGCAGTATTCGCCACTATCAAGCACCACGACCAGTGAGGTATCCTTTCTACaatgggatggtggtgacggctGACAGGGGCATTGGGTTTCATAACGTCAACAGCAAAATTTGCATTATCCTCATTGCGTAGCTGGGGTATACTATCATTACAGATTGAAAGTAAAGCCAGGGCGATCACACCTGCTCATATCAGACTCCAAACATGACTTGTCAATTCCAAACAAAGCTCTCCATcaaccaaacccaacccattATGATCAACGGCAGCAAAGTAACACCAATAACCAACAAGACccatctcatctccaacGTCACCGggcccctcaaccacctcttgATTTTGGTCTTGAGCTTCCTCGCATGGGGACAGGTCTCTGTGCCGTAAATTAGACAGCCTAAACCAGGTCGTGATTCACACTCGATATGCTCTCTTCTTCGTTGCATCAATAACCTAAACATATCCTTGTTAGCCCTCGGCTATTCTCGAAGATACCAGTAAGAGCTAATTGTGACGATACTGACTTTACGCTCCCCCTACAAAACCGCAAGTCACTCCCCAAATCACATCGCTGATTACTCGGGCATTCCAGATGcagcttcctcctctccatgaGCCAATCAACCTTCAGTTTCACGCCGGTATCGACGAGCCGGTAGAAATAGCGAGAGGTGTGCTTGAGGGATAGGGCATCAGGATAGATGAGATGTTGTGTGATTATCAGATGGATCTCTGGTGGCAGTTGGGAAAAGCCCCTCTTTGGTTGAGCGCCGGAATCATCATGATGAGGCAGTTCGCAGTCGGCCGCCGGGCCGGAAGTGGAGTTGGGTCCGGAAGACGTCAATGTGGGTTTCCGGTTCGGCGGCGGTGTGGAGCCCAAGTTGTCCTGCAGAACGttacggcggcggcggatgtGGAACATTTCTTCAGCGGGTTACAAATGACAGACAAACAAGAGCTGGACAGTGGTTGGTTTGAGGAGAAGCAGTCAATCAGACATgcgggtgaggttggagaacACGGGTATATATAAACACCAGAAACGAGATTCTGCCTGGAGTCCTCCCCATCGTTCAAACTGGCATCAAGTGCGAGGGCTCAGCTGAGTGATTCGCGGGTGATtccagggttgttgagacAAGACCTGTGGCGCTTGGTTAGCGGGCTTTGAACCCCTGTAACTCGCATCTCGTTTTTGGTGTGGTGCCTGAAAAAAGCCCCTGAGGGCTGCGTCATCTTTGCGACGACTTTTTTGGAGGACAGGTATTTGGATGGAGCGCAGATGGTGGATAAGATACCGTTTAGATGATGCTGAGATGGTGGACAGTGATGCTCAAGAACCTCTGAGCTCGAGGTATCGAGCTGGTTAGCTTGCtaccctcaccacaaaataattAGCGGTCGAAAGTAAGTCAAGCCCATATTATCTCACAAACCATACCTCGAAAGATAATCGTCTTACGTTTTAAAAATAGACAATACGTCTTAAAAGCTAGTTCATaagccttgaaagatagttcaCAAGCCTTAAAAGATATTTTAAGGGCCTAATAATGTACTTTTGAGGCATGGTTCACAGTATAATATGGGGTTAACTTACCTGCTGTACCAATTATTCTGTAGTGAGCATGCTTGTCTGAAGGAATGTTTTCTCAaccgggttagggttggaaGTCATGAAACCCAAGTCCAGCGAACCCACGTGACCACGCGCCCCGCCAGCAAAGGTGCGGGGAAGAAACCGCCGAGCAGGCATGGGCAAGTGGAACTTTGGGAGCCTCACTGAAGCGCTGCGTCTTCCACAAAAGCACACGATGCCGTCCTGAAGCCGTGGTCATGTCGAGCCTCAGGTCATATagcgacgacgatgacagcAGCGAGTATGGCTACAACCTGAGCCCGGAGGAGGAAAGACTTCTTTGCGAACTTGCCGACCGCATTTCTCCCGTGGTTCCAACGTCGGCCCCGCCAGAACCAGCGCCGACGAAAGTTCCAGCGCCCGCACCGCGGATCCCAGCTCCGCGTACGTCacaaccaccgccctccccacccaaggcctccaagccctcccaacccacaatCGATTCAAAGgccccatcttcatcatgggATCCGCCCGTACCCGAAGTTGTTTCGGTTTACAGACCCCCAACAGTGCCCCAGAATAAACCGAGGCCATCGCAGCTAGTCAAGCCGAGGTGGGACATCAGTGGCGGCATCAAACCCGATGCTTCTCAAGCCGTTGATGAAGCGCTCGACGCCCTCAGTGAGAACGACTTGAAATTTGACATCATCCAGCTCACCCCCGAAACGAACCCTCGTACCTATCGTCATGGCTCGGCAAATTTTAAGCATGTGGGCAGGGAGAGCGGTGACAGTCAGGACAGTGGAATCTGGAATGCGCCGCGCAGCAGTGGCAGCCGTGTGTCTTTCGACGTCAAGCACAAGACAGCGCGCATGTCTACCGTGGATACAATACCGGACGTCAACTACCCGGACCGTGAGTTGTCTGCCCCCGGCTTTGTCGCCTGTCTAACTGACCAGACACCTCGACTAGTGAGTCAGGCGCTTGCTGGCGTCAGCGACACGTCGTTATCTGTGTCGGATGAGAACCCCCAACACATGCTCGAGATAGAAGTCAAGAGACTCAATGGCGTTGTTCCGTCGCCCCTCGCCCAGTTTCGATCCTTTCCAAAGAAACCACTGTCTGTTACTGATCTTACAGCCGGGCTATGGTGCGAGTTGCAACACTACTACACACTATCGAGACTTCCGTTTGGCAGAAGGACGCAAACTCCTGCCATGAAGAAGGGCTCCATGGTTCACGAGAAGCTCGAGCGCGAAGTTTTTCAGCCCGTTACAGTCACCATCGCTAAAAAGGTGGACAATTTAGGTCTGCAAATGTGGAATGTCATTTTGGGTTTACGAACACTTCGCGATACTGGCTCAACCCGGGAACTGCAGGTTTGGGGCATGGTAGACGGCAACCTGGTCAACGGTGTCATTGACTACCTCAGCTACGAGAATCCCGATTCCGAACTAGAAGAGGAGACTCTCAGCAGTCGCGGAAGCCAAACCACTGCCTCACAACGCCTCGCTGACACCATGATGCAAGTCTACATAACCGACATCAAGACTCGTCtcactcccaaacccccgtCTAAACCCCAGGTTCACATGTCCCTGATCCAGCTGTTCCTGTACCACCGTTTTCTCAGTGAGATGGCCTCGGACAAACTCGACTACTTCCAGATCTTTGGCCGGTACAACTTGAACCCAGAGGAACCCTTCTCAGACTCGTTCATGGCTCAAATGGGCGCTCTGCATGAAGAGGTGTTTGAGAATGGGGATTCAGAAAGCGAAACGGAAGGGGCGTCAGAATGGGGGTATGAATCCGAAAGCGCCAGGACCACCACTACATccacgacaaccaccacgacggAATCCTCTGCTTATATCTCTGCCCCGGCGTCACCCGGCGCAGGGAAACGACCCAAGGGTCTCAAGTACGGCAATCTCCGATCGTTGCTAGGGCTTTTGAAGTTTGAGCTCCAGGTCACCTTTCCACATGGAGCATCGGATATCGGACAGATAGTAGCTGTGGAATATCGCTATCGAGGCAAGGGGAAGGcaccggctgctgctgaggaagaagatgaagacgagatAGACAAGGATGAGGGGAAGGTCATCTCCACGACTACGTATTTTGTCGAGCCGGGCACGCTGGATCTGTATCTTGCGCAGACTATGCcttggtggaagggggagagggagccgaggggggtggagatggaggatgcgTTCAAGTGTGGGTATTGCGAGTTTGCGGGGGAGTGTGAGTGGAGGGCgaagatggatgatgaggtggtcaggaaggcgagggcgaACAGGGCTAGACGagaaaggaagaggatgaaggaggagggggcggtggttgttggggaggggttggagggggagcaggggGAGAAGCCGGTTTTGGAGGAGTATAgtggggatgtggaggagagcGCGtcgcagaggaagaaggggaagaagaggggtggtgaggagaagaagagtaGGAGTAGGAAGAGGCAGAGTGCCAGTCAGGAGGGGATTGCGTGGTGATGGTCAAAgcggaagaaaagaaaccaaGAGAGATTGCCTCGGTAACGAGGAGTGAAACAAGTgtgctggagatggggatggacTTTGAAGGCTATATATGGTGTTCATGAGGAACGACAAGGAGAACTGCTTTGGAGTAATCTTTTGGATGGAAGGCAAGTGGATGTTGGGACACCATATATACGGAGGGATGATTTTCATCGCGCGGGGAATGAGATGAGGACATGAGGGACCCTGCTGAGTTTGACTCTAGTTTGACATTGTGAAAAGAGATAAGATGTGTAGAAGGGGtggaaagaaggaggaaaaagagagaggatCATCCACCCTTtatcatctccctcgccatcacaacacagcagcagagtttctcttcctctttgcTAGCTCTTGTgcggtggttgctgttggctgGGTAGGTGCTGGCGGGTTGGTGGTCTTCTCTCTTCTGCGATGACGAGAGAGCTTGGAAGGCAATTTTGCAAAAGCAATTAGCGATGGATACCCGGGCTTATGACtatattcttttctttaCAATCAATTTCAGCACATCATCATTTTGGGAAATTCTTTTGTGTTGTTATAggttgtttggttgttgttgtttgttcaTCATTACTCTTTCTCTTTAGTCTACACTACTACCCATGTCTGCCTCTACCGCCAACAAACCAGTCCTTGTTCTATCCATCATGTCCCTATCCTACAATTCCCCTTCCTGGTGTTAGCAGCtgccaaaaaagaagaagaaaaagacaaaactGCACAATGCATGCTCGCTTGCTTTTCAAACTTTGCCATCCCACACCCACCCAATTTTGATAGGTACCCAAACTTTCCCATCCCGGCTTGCAAACAGAAAAGAGCCCTTCCCATATGTACTGATTCATTCCTTTTGTGACAGgtccaaccccttccaaaaaaaaaaaaagcgcaTAATCATAACAGTCATTTCCCTCATCAATCCACTTTGGGCATACCCCAGAGCCTCAAATAAACTCCCCGcttccccctcccgtccccgtccTTTTATGATTAGGCGGCTGCGGTGGCGGTTTACTATccgccctccctctcctcctccccttcttgccACTCCCTGACCCAGAACTACTccccccactcccactcccactcccactcccactcccactcctctccctcggcctctccttctccccctccatacTCCTCCGCTCCTTaaacctctgcctcctctcctcatAAGCCTTCAGCTCATCCTTTTCCACATCTTTttccgtcttcttcctcggagGGGAAGTATTAGTATACCCGTGCGTGATACTATGCCCAtactccctcgccttcctatcacccccatcccccccaacaaaagGTCTCTTCTCCTGCacatgctgctgctcatcctcgctgtcctcctcttcctcatcctcttcggaAAACCGCTGAATCTGCAGAGCAGGCATCGACTTAGCGGCCAAAGGATGGGGCTTAACCAGCCctaacctctcctcctccgtcgcGCCCGTGATGCGCACCTGAGGGGACGAGTACCCCCTCGAGTTGAGCCCGCTTCTCTGCGGGCTGCCGCCACTCTCCAACGCCCCGTCGATGGACTGGGCTTGGTTGCGTTTGAAAATGTTTTGAAAGGAAAACTGGCGCTTTGCAGAGtgaggcgggggggtgggtggtgatgggagggggtgttcCGCCTCGTTGTATTCCGGGAACTGGACCCGCCGTTTGGAACTCGAGGCGCTAGCTGTCGTTCCTGCTCTGGTTTGCCTTGCTGCTCCCAGTGGGTGCAGGAAATCATCTGATGGGTTGTTGGAAGAAGCGGGATTGTCCTGACCTGGCACTGCTATCGAGGTCAACTGGACGGGGTGCATTGGGCTTTGCACctttgtggtggaggggttgttgctgggctTGTAGTCGGGGTGccctgggaggagggcagacCGGGCGCGGCTGCGGATCGTGCCCATTATGCTAGAGAGGGCAGGCGAGACAGGTCTACTGGCCTcggcgagctcctcctcggtgggGAAGTGTGACCAGCCgagtggagggtgaggtgtCGGAGGAGCGAGAAAGGGGGCGCCAGAGGGCGCGGGGGAGGCACCAACACCGGTGCCGGGACGAGTGCGGTGACTGCTGAAGGTTCCGGTGCGCCTTCTTCGTAGACCGTCCCATTCGTAGAGAGGAGCTCCATTTTCGCTCACAGGGGCAAGACTCTCTTGAATCTTCTCCTCGTGCAATCGTTTGAGCTCCTCCAATTCCATCTTTTGTCTCGCGGATGACAGGCGCCTGACAATGGCAGCGGTGCCTCTAATGGCGTCCGCCTTGGGCTCGGTTTCGGGCTGGGGCTGCTCGGCAATGGTCTGGATTTGGTCGAGGTCACCGGCAAAGACGGCAGTGTCTGGGACGTCCTTGGCGGACTTGGACAGCTGCAGGAGAACAACCCCCGAGCAAATAACCAAGAATCCCATCACCACGGTGATAATCGATGTCGGTGTGCCATTGAAACCTCTAAACAGGATTGCCGAGGTGATAATGGTGGTACTGGTAAAGTAGACATAATAGGTGGGGGTAACCAAGGCGGCGTTGAACAAATTGAGCGCTTTCTGCATAAAGGTGTCAAAACTCCCGTCGGGTCCAGCGGTGGCAAGAAGGAATTGCAAAGGATTTCACCAAAGCCCCGTCGGTGTcgttggaaaagggggtataTAAGGGAGGCACTCACGTTGAGGTAAATAATCTCGGTCAAGAGCGTAGCAATAACGAAAACCAACAGCACATACAAAAACCACTGGTTGAACTGAGGCTTTCCTCCCGCctgggcgatgatggcggcTCCCAGGCCCTGCGTCGCCACAACGCTCAGTCCGCCGATCCAACTGCAGATGGAAATGTACACCATCATATTCTTGGCGCCATACTTTGGTCCCAGCCAAAATGCGACAATAGCGCTGCCGACGATAATGACGCCCGCATAGCTCAAAAACAGCGGATGTACGACGAAGCCTTGCATGTCCTGGATGTCCTTAACAGCCGATGTTTGTGGTGCATTCATGACGATGACAACCGACCCAACGATACACAGAAAACAAGCAACCTTGCCGACCATGCTCAAGCGCTCCTTCAAGAAAATGGCCGacaagatggtggtgatgacgaccGACAGGGCTCCCAGAGGGGTGACCAGAATGGCATCGGTGAAGGCGTACGCAGCGAAATTGAGTCCCTCGCCCAAGATCATCAGGATCATGCCCGCCCACCAGTAAAAGTTCTTGAGATACCCATATCCCTCGCCAGCCACCTCATTGTACTTTTCGTTGGCGCGAAGCAGGCCGACCTTTTTGAGCACGAACGAGGTACCGATAAAGGCGCCGGAGCCAATGGCGAGGCCTATGCCGATCGCCTTGAACACGGGGGGTCTCTCGGAGGCGGGTGGcccggcgccgccgccggcgcggATGTAGAGTTGTTGCACATGGTCGATCGCCTGTGCTGCATGCTCCATGGTGTGGGTTGCGCTGGTCGTTGGCGCAACAAGCGACTCGACCGTCGCTGACCTGGTTCGAATACCGAGGGTTCTTCTATCGCTGGTCTCTCGAGCAGTCTCTGGTCTGCGGCGGCAGCTATTACGGTTGGAAGAGAGGTTTCGAAAAGGTGGTTTGCGTTATCAGGTGCGATGGAGGAAGCAGCATGAACTTTTCGTATTTGCTCTCGGAATACAAACGATTGACAACACAGGGGGCTAGAGCGGGCCAAGGTGTTCGTAGGGGAATGATTCGGGGTGTGGGAACAGGTTGAGACGATGGTTGTGCGAGAGCAAGCGATATCGCGCGCTGGGTGTCTGTCGAGTCTCGCTCCCGGTTGCTGGTGCAATGACGACGACCTTGTTCGACAGGGGGGGAGTGAGATGGAGCTCTCCACAcgaaataaaaaaaaaaaaacacaagcAGCTTCAGGGACTGaaacaacccaaacaacacTGCGAAAAATGCAAGAAATCGCAAAAGACACCAAGATACAGGAAGGTCGAGAACAGAGATTGGGATGATGGAACGGAGGACCCTTTGACGCCCAGCGACGCACAAGGGACACCGGCGCAAAAACTTGCTTGCACCAGAGGGGGCAGGTGCAGGCCGCAgactgggggggttgaggtggtggggtttcTGCGCCACCAGCTTGGGGTTCTGGGCTTCTGGCCTGGTAACCGAACGGTTGACCCCTGCCCGCCCAAAACTGTGGGGTTCGCTTCGTTTTGGGCAGTTCAATCGTGAAACCACTGATCGCAAGACTTTACTTTTGTATCTTCTACAACACCTCAACTCTTTTATCGTGCTGTTGGAGTCATGTTTGCTCTGTTCGTATGTACTCAAAATCATACCATTGCCAGcctcctctttcttcctcgcttcccccccccccctcgcGTTCTCCCCCACCTATCCGTGACTTCACCCCACTCTTCAGCTCCTCTCCTGTGCAGCTGCATCTGCAATCTGCATCTAGCGATAGGCGTATCATCCGTCTTTCCCCCCAGTTTCCCCCGTAGTCTATCACTCTATCTCTAGATAGAATCCCCCTTCGCCGTGCAGCTGCGCAAAGGGTCGTCGTCATTCAGTGGCATCAGTGGCTAACCGCCATACCACCCTGAGCGAGCGCCTCCCCATAcggtgacgatgatgtcAACTGGGCCACGGAACACGTGCAGATCCCCAGGATTGATAGGGTGGCACGCCTTGGATGTGAGACCTGGTTTCGCAGCCACATGCATGAGTGATCTTCCAATTGATGGCTTGCCAATCAATCATTGGTCGCCCGTTGACAAGCTTTTGACCCGGGCCCGTTTGACGGTTGGCATCCAATGTCCAACGCCGGCCGGGTCTTTTTTTCgtctgatgttgttggcacCGAGTCCCCGGAGTTGTATGCCCGATGGGTAAACATAGCTGTCGGACACGGGTTGATAGTGCAGCCCGGGTAAAGGGATGCAGACCGAGCacagcaccaacaccgaACCCAACACTTTAGATAACCAACGGCATCTTTTATTAGGCCAACGGACCACAGTCGAATGTTGGACACTTCCACATGCAACGGAGGACGTCTCAACGATGGGCAACCTGCACTAACAGATTTTCGGTGGAGTGTACGCGAGGATCTGTTAGTGGGctacccctgaacccctgacgAGCAACCAAGAGTCTCAACAGTCGCCCGAGCACAACACCAAGCGCTTGGAACTGGATATTTCCAACTTATCTCCAGTATAAACGCCTGGAGCTTGCTACCAAGGCaaaacacccccatcccacctccaaaacTGCCCCGAATTCTCCATCGTCAACTTGTCAATCTACCTTGATGTCAGCACTTCTCCAACTATGATGCTAAGGGTAACATACCtgctcaacaacccccctcgcactctcccccacccccaaaggCGGCCCCGCCTCAAACCCAACCGCATCCGCCAGCCCCTGTCCCATCTCCGTTTTCACccacctaggtaggtactcatcatcagcatctcCATTCCCACTCCCAACACTTGACAGAAAACTCACCCCGGAtgaacaaccccaaccaccaccccctttcgCTGCATCTTAAGTTCCgccctcaacttcatcacccaccaccccaccccacATTTACTCAACCCATACCCCCCACaaaccaacatccccccctccacctccccctccggtGTCACCAAACCCCCTATACTCCCCACCGAACTCCCAATCACGACAaacttccccccttccttctccaacagcgGCCATAGTACTTTGAACAATCTGATTGGGCCGAGGGTGTTGACATTAAGGTCAGCGAGGTACTCTTCCTCTGTCGTGTCAAAGACTGATTTAAAACCTGTGGCCGAGCCGGCGTTTGcgatgagggtgttgatgtgggtGATGCCGAGGGATTGGAGGCGGGAGGGTAGGGTAGATGATGATATCTCATCTTTTGCGTCGTCGAGAAGAATAGGGATGGCGCAGCtggtgggatggtggggggttgtAGCATCgaagggggaaggagtgGAAAAGGAGCGGGTTgtggcgatgatggttgTTTTGGGGCGGGCGGAGAGGACTTTGACGATGGCGAGGCCGATCCCTGATAAAAGGAGGAAGGTTAGTTAGTTGGGTGGTGCTTGATattggtgggtgggtggtgggtgacaAATACTGGGGGGGAGCAGAGGAAAGGTATGAGGAGCTATAAAGAGACTGTGAAAGTGTTATGGAATGGGGCAGTGGTAAAGCGTAATGCAAAAGGCAGATGAGGGAGATGACCCGGGGTTGGGATGTGCCAAGATGGCAGTGTcagcaaagaaaaaggggtAAGTAAATACCCCTATTCGCCCCAGTGACCAAGTAAACAGTGTTGGAGGAGTGATCGGCCATTTTGCTCGGGTTGACAGCGGCGACAACGACAAAAACGCTGCAATACTGTCAAGGTCAATTGCGTACAACAGAAAGAAGATGAGCAAAGGATGGAGCAGACACTGAGAAGTAGAGCAAGCAATGGAGAGGGTAGCAAGcgaacaagacaagacagcTGAAGCCGGCCGACAAGTGTGATCTCACGAGAACCACGACACCgagagaaagggaaaaagaaaaagaggagaacaggatgaggaagaaaaaagaatgGTTTAAATACCCTGAGACAGAACCCGCGACCAATGATatccccctcatcatgcgcgaccacccatccatccattgcTGTCCTCGGGGCTGTCGCTTCGGGCGGGGGCGAGTTGGTCCGAGAGGAAGGGCTTGGCCGCATTGTCATCACTCATCCCGTCCGCCACACCGAAGCGCATTTCCAAAATGATCCATAAGGATACCAAAAACATCTTCAATTGCGTGCCATCTGCGATTGCACGAAATAAAATACAGAATAGTCTCAACAATCCCACCCAAAACGCGCTGTCCGCCCAATGTGGTATCCCGCTCATAACCAAAAACGCCAGAATACTCCAGCCCTAACATGGAAACGAAAAGGATAAAGATGTCATGTACATTCACGAACAAGGAAAGGTCAAGCCTTAATGACCCATCCAGCATTCACCATAAAGTCAAAGATGCGCCCTCCCTTTTGTGTATCCAGCCTGCAGATTTCCTtggcctgcttcttcttcaagctGCCGTTGCTCTTGACGGCCTCCTTCAAAATCTGCTCCTTGATCATCAGATAAGGCTTCGGCTGCAAGCGCAACGTCTCGCAGAGCTTCGCTTCCTCCGGTGTCAAAAGATGGAGATCAGGCGCGTTGTCTTGCGATAACGGCAATGGCTGGATGCCTGGAATCGGTTGCGCCACAAACTTCTGTTTCGCTGGCGTGCCATTGGCAACCACCATGCTGCCTCCGTTGACGTGGTTCCCGTTGACCTGGTTCTCCTTGCCCTCGATCTTGATCCCGCCATTCACCGCATCGCCATTTGTGCCTCCGACTGACGCTGCCGACCGGATGGGAAGCTCTGGCGCGACCAGCAGGGCGGCGCCGCTTGGTGGTTCCGGTGGTGGCTGGTTCTTGCCACGCTGGTTTGCTGCTAGGCGGTCTCGGTCCATGGATCCCATAGGTATCGACTTCTGAATCCGCAATGCTTTCTCCTGCTCGTACTTCTCGCCGCTCTTGAGGTCACCAATGCGCATGCTTCGCCATTCTTGCAACTGAGCAATGGCTTGCCGTAGGTTGAGTTCGTCAATGAGCCCCTGACAAAAATTCTCGAAATCTTCCCGGTTCATCATGCGCGCGAAAGGCTTCGCCTTGTTGATCAGgtccctctcttccttggACCGCTTCTTTTCTATTTTGCTGTTTTCTCGGTAATCCAAAAGATTGTGTTCGAAGATGACCTTCTTGCGTTCGGCTCTCTGTGTTAACCTGCAATTGTAGATTTCCATAACTGTGAGCTTGAGCTCCATCTCTGGCTCGAGCTCGCCGGTGCGTGGGTTGATGCCATCGCCTGGGTCGAATTGCATGAGTTGAActgcttcttcagcctcgTTGGCATATTCTGTCTCGAACTCCAATCGACCGGGCATGTACCCCTGGATTTCGTGACAAGACGGCACACTAGCCGTGGGTTTCGTCTTTGGTTGCAGAGCTGGGGCATTCTTTGCAGCCTCTCGTCGCTCTTCTATCCTGCGCTTCTTGCGAGACTGGAACTCTTCTCTCGAAATCTCATTTGCCAGTTCCATATCGTGAGGGCTGCATCGTTTCGGAAGCGGAAAATTTTCGGACTCGATGTATACCTTGTAATAGTGGTCGCGAACCTCATCCTTGCTACGGTAGCCACCAATATGATCGGCAATGTCGGCCCAGGACCCTAAGCCATATATCTCGGCTCCTTCTAGGAGCAGCAGTTCTTCGTCGGCGCCCCATTCGCGATCGAATATGGGGAAGGAATTCTGTTCGATAACTcggaaggggtgggtggcaGGCTGGTGGGAACCGCTGGAGGAGCCATTGGCGAAGCATTGTACACAAAGATCGTACTCATTGCAAGCGCTGTGTGCGCATCGTATCCGGACCTGCCGGGAAAGCTGTTAGCTTGAGGGTGCtcgacggtggtgttgtcgaccCCACAGTTGCTCCGACAGGAGACGAGATGCGACTTGAGCCAGCCATCGCGGGGTAGTAACGGCAGCTGGATAACTTACAGTGGAAGTGATGTCTGCGGAGCAAACGTCGCAAACATACTTGACACCGCCCTCACCGCCTCTGGCAGCAATCTTTTTGCGAATGACACCCATTGTGAGTGTGACGAGACGGGCTGGCGAGGGCGCGGGCGCAAATGATGCGGATGCGGATGGAGAGCTGTCTTTTGGTGGAGCGACAACTATTGGACAGGGGCCAAGCAAAGACAATCGATGAATCAAGCACGCCCAAAACTGCCAAAAGGCACGCGGAAAACCCACGGGAAAGCGGGAATGTGATTGCGCATACAGAGAAGAGATGGAGGCGACGCGTACTTTTGATGattcttggtggtgagggatcCGAATTTGATGGAATGGGCGcgtgtggtgatggacaTTGATGTTGCGATCGAGGGTCAATCCTGGACAAGGCAGCTGCGCGATGCCACTTTGGGGACACGGACCTTTGCGGAGAAGCTGCCGAGGATCAGCCGGCCTTGGAATGTGTCAGCCGGCTGGTCTGTGCATCGCTTCGGCCTGTCCTTCCCCGAGCTGTCGGCGGATGATGtcacaaccctaacccattGCTAGCCGCACATCGTCGAACGAATTGTTGCTTCAGAGCTGTTCGCCCTGGTTAATCTTTACGTTATACACAATTACGAGAGTGTAGGCTGGGAGTACTGCGGCATTGTCGCTTGACCAGCGATCTGGTATGAATTTGATATGATCACATGCTTCGTAACTCAGGCAGGACCTTGACATGATGGGCAGTAAGGCATGAGTAGCTATTCCCGTAGAGCTCTCTGCAACAGAACATGTTTCCCGGAAAATGAAA belongs to Podospora bellae-mahoneyi strain CBS 112042 chromosome 6, whole genome shotgun sequence and includes:
- a CDS encoding hypothetical protein (EggNog:ENOG503P800; COG:Q) is translated as MADHSSNTVYLVTGANRGIGLAIVKVLSARPKTTIIATTRSFSTPSPFDATTPHHPTSCAIPILLDDAKDEISSSTLPSRLQSLGITHINTLIANAGSATGFKSVFDTTEEEYLADLNVNTLGPIRLFKVLWPLLEKEGGKFVVIGSSVGSIGGLVTPEGEVEGGMLVCGGYGLSKCGVGWWVMKLRAELKMQRKGVVVGVVHPG
- a CDS encoding hypothetical protein (EggNog:ENOG503NWGD; COG:U), with the protein product MEHAAQAIDHVQQLYIRAGGGAGPPASERPPVFKAIGIGLAIGSGAFIGTSFVLKKVGLLRANEKYNEVAGEGYGYLKNFYWWAGMILMILGEGLNFAAYAFTDAILVTPLGALSVVITTILSAIFLKERLSMVGKVACFLCIVGSVVIVMNAPQTSAVKDIQDMQGFVVHPLFLSYAGVIIVGSAIVAFWLGPKYGAKNMMVYISICSWIGGLSVVATQGLGAAIIAQAGGKPQFNQWFLYVLLVFVIATLLTEIIYLNKALNLFNAALVTPTYYVYFTSTTIITSAILFRGFNGTPTSIITVVMGFLVICSGVVLLQLSKSAKDVPDTAVFAGDLDQIQTIAEQPQPETEPKADAIRGTAAIVRRLSSARQKMELEELKRLHEEKIQESLAPVSENGAPLYEWDGLRRRRTGTFSSHRTRPGTGVGASPAPSGAPFLAPPTPHPPLGWSHFPTEEELAEASRPVSPALSSIMGTIRSRARSALLPGHPDYKPSNNPSTTKVQSPMHPVQLTSIAVPGQDNPASSNNPSDDFLHPLGAARQTRAGTTASASSSKRRVQFPEYNEAEHPLPSPPTPPPHSAKRQFSFQNIFKRNQAQSIDGALESGGSPQRSGLNSRGYSSPQVRITGATEEERLGLVKPHPLAAKSMPALQIQRFSEEDEEEEDSEDEQQHVQEKRPFVGGDGGDRKAREYGHSITHGYTNTSPPRKKTEKDVEKDELKAYEERRQRFKERRSMEGEKERPRERSGSGSGSGSGSGGSSSGSGSGKKGRRRGRADSKPPPQPPNHKRTGTGGGSGEFI
- a CDS encoding hypothetical protein (EggNog:ENOG503P85E; COG:S) — encoded protein: MFHIRRRRNVLQDNLGSTPPPNRKPTLTSSGPNSTSGPAADCELPHHDDSGAQPKRGFSQLPPEIHLIITQHLIYPDALSLKHTSRYFYRLVDTGVKLKVDWLMERRKLHLECPSNQRCDLGSDLRFCRGSVKLLMQRRREHIECESRPGLGCLIYGTETCPHARKLKTKIKRWLRGPVTLEMRWVLLVIGVTLLPLIIMGWVWLMESFVWN
- a CDS encoding hypothetical protein (EggNog:ENOG503P0J7; COG:S) is translated as MSSLRSYSDDDDSSEYGYNLSPEEERLLCELADRISPVVPTSAPPEPAPTKVPAPAPRIPAPRTSQPPPSPPKASKPSQPTIDSKAPSSSWDPPVPEVVSVYRPPTVPQNKPRPSQLVKPRWDISGGIKPDASQAVDEALDALSENDLKFDIIQLTPETNPRTYRHGSANFKHVGRESGDSQDSGIWNAPRSSGSRVSFDVKHKTARMSTVDTIPDVNYPDLSQALAGVSDTSLSVSDENPQHMLEIEVKRLNGVVPSPLAQFRSFPKKPLSVTDLTAGLWCELQHYYTLSRLPFGRRTQTPAMKKGSMVHEKLEREVFQPVTVTIAKKVDNLGLQMWNVILGLRTLRDTGSTRELQVWGMVDGNLVNGVIDYLSYENPDSELEEETLSSRGSQTTASQRLADTMMQVYITDIKTRLTPKPPSKPQVHMSLIQLFLYHRFLSEMASDKLDYFQIFGRYNLNPEEPFSDSFMAQMGALHEEVFENGDSESETEGASEWGYESESARTTTTSTTTTTTESSAYISAPASPGAGKRPKGLKYGNLRSLLGLLKFELQVTFPHGASDIGQIVAVEYRYRGKGKAPAAAEEEDEDEIDKDEGKVISTTTYFVEPGTLDLYLAQTMPWWKGEREPRGVEMEDAFKCGYCEFAGECEWRAKMDDEVVRKARANRARRERKRMKEEGAVVVGEGLEGEQGEKPVLEEYSGDVEESASQRKKGKKRGGEEKKSRSRKRQSASQEGIAW